The following are from one region of the Nostoc cf. commune SO-36 genome:
- a CDS encoding Swt1 family HEPN domain-containing protein: MSVSNRERVGRVLDLLRDGLYPFVEREMRSVYGDKWVVAATPFVPEDHSLRRNVQQILKQDESALLKLMSNQWREVFKKTLGNAERSLVVELIDTRNSWAHNKPLSTDDAYRALDSVSRLLSAFSAPEADEVDKQKQELLRLRFTEQARRETRRATLQPLEGNPVGGLKPWREIVTPHPDVASGSYQQAEFAADLWQVYLDEGSDEYRIPTEFFSRTFLTEGLKQLLTNALLRLSSNQGDPVIELQTNFGGGKTHAMLALYHLFMGVPASKLPGLEPVLEAANVLPPPKVNTAVLVGNKISPGQPQPKKDGTVVRTLWGELAWQLGGREAYDMIREADETSTNPGDTLRLLFNRYAPCLILIDEWVAYARQLHEVNDLPGGSFDTHFTFAQTLSESAKNANQTLLVVSIPASDNEIGGDRGKAALSRLKNAIGRVESPWRPASADESFEIVRRRLFQPITEENGFIARDAIIRAFAEMYQNQSQEFPSECREASYKRRLENAYPIHPELFDRLYNDWSTLDKFQRTRGVLRLMAKVIHSLWEGQDKSLLIMPASVPMDDGQVQTELTRYLEDNWVPVIEKDVDGYNSLPLACDRQNPNLGRYSACRRVARTIYLGSAPTLRAANRGVEDHRIKLGCVQPGESAATFGDALRRLTDQSTHLYVDNTRYWFSTQPSVTRLAQDRAEQIQQDQDKVWDEIILRLKADKQRGEFAGVHIAPGSSADVPDEMAVRLVVMGPQHPHKNKESETQARTRAEEILNQKGASPRYCKNMLLFLAPDKAKLELLEQSVCQYLAWNSIIRDKEALNLDVFQSNQATTKQQQTDKDVKSLIQEAYIWLLVPMQPDPQGEIEWQEIRLQKQDSPIVQASRKAVHEEHLISNYAASRLRLEALDPYLWRDVNHLDLKKLWEYLAYYLYLPRIKNQQVLLEAIAEGVAALLWNENFAYATGWDESKGRYLGLKAAEHITVTLSSQNLIVKPEVAQRQFEADAAAKPVTPTAVKEKTGSYNTDKEKTIDTVVTENGSSDSQVIVIVPPKRFYGSVKLDALRLRRDIGQIADEVIQHLSSLVDAEVEITLELQVTVPEGVPENVIRTVSENCRVLKFSNQGFEQE; this comes from the coding sequence ATGTCCGTAAGTAACCGCGAACGAGTTGGCAGGGTGCTAGACCTTTTGAGAGACGGCTTATATCCTTTTGTGGAAAGGGAAATGCGTTCCGTTTATGGCGATAAGTGGGTAGTTGCCGCTACACCTTTTGTTCCAGAAGACCACAGCTTAAGACGTAATGTTCAGCAAATTCTCAAGCAGGACGAATCAGCACTGCTGAAACTCATGTCTAATCAGTGGCGTGAGGTGTTCAAAAAGACTCTGGGCAATGCTGAAAGAAGCTTGGTTGTCGAATTAATTGACACGCGCAACTCTTGGGCGCACAACAAGCCACTCTCTACAGATGATGCCTATCGCGCTCTTGATAGCGTATCGCGGTTACTTTCTGCCTTTTCCGCACCAGAAGCAGATGAAGTTGATAAACAAAAACAAGAACTTTTGCGGTTGCGCTTTACAGAACAAGCCCGTCGTGAAACTCGTCGTGCTACTCTCCAACCTCTAGAAGGCAATCCTGTAGGCGGTTTAAAACCTTGGCGGGAAATTGTCACGCCTCACCCAGATGTTGCCTCTGGTAGCTACCAACAAGCAGAATTTGCTGCTGACCTTTGGCAAGTTTATTTAGATGAAGGTTCCGACGAATACCGCATACCTACAGAGTTTTTTAGTCGTACTTTTCTCACCGAAGGGCTAAAGCAACTGCTCACAAATGCCTTGTTACGTCTTTCTAGCAATCAAGGCGACCCCGTTATCGAACTCCAAACTAACTTTGGTGGCGGCAAAACCCACGCGATGCTGGCACTATACCACCTGTTCATGGGAGTTCCAGCATCCAAGTTACCCGGATTGGAACCAGTGCTGGAAGCGGCAAATGTTTTACCTCCGCCAAAAGTTAACACAGCAGTGCTGGTAGGAAATAAAATTTCTCCCGGTCAGCCTCAACCTAAAAAAGATGGCACAGTTGTCCGCACACTCTGGGGCGAATTAGCTTGGCAACTGGGCGGTAGGGAAGCCTACGATATGATTCGAGAAGCAGATGAAACTTCAACGAACCCTGGCGATACCCTCCGGCTGCTGTTTAACCGCTATGCACCCTGCCTGATTTTAATTGATGAATGGGTAGCTTATGCGCGACAGCTTCACGAAGTAAACGACCTTCCGGGGGGCAGCTTTGACACTCACTTTACCTTTGCCCAGACTTTGAGTGAGTCGGCAAAAAACGCTAACCAAACTCTGTTGGTCGTGAGTATTCCTGCATCTGATAATGAAATTGGAGGCGATCGCGGTAAAGCAGCCTTAAGTAGACTCAAAAATGCTATTGGCAGAGTTGAATCTCCTTGGCGACCAGCAAGTGCCGATGAAAGCTTTGAAATTGTGCGGCGGCGGCTGTTTCAACCCATCACGGAAGAAAATGGCTTTATTGCCCGTGATGCCATCATCCGTGCCTTTGCAGAAATGTACCAAAATCAATCTCAGGAATTTCCTAGTGAATGCCGAGAAGCTAGTTATAAACGGCGGCTAGAAAATGCCTATCCTATCCATCCAGAACTGTTTGACCGGCTTTATAATGACTGGTCAACTCTCGACAAATTCCAACGCACGCGGGGTGTGCTGCGACTGATGGCAAAGGTGATTCATTCACTTTGGGAAGGACAGGACAAGAGTTTGTTAATCATGCCTGCGAGCGTCCCAATGGATGACGGACAGGTACAAACAGAATTGACTCGCTACCTGGAAGATAACTGGGTGCCAGTTATTGAAAAAGATGTAGATGGATATAATTCTCTCCCATTGGCGTGCGATCGCCAAAATCCGAACTTAGGACGTTACTCTGCCTGTCGCCGCGTCGCTCGGACGATTTACCTTGGTTCTGCTCCCACTCTGAGAGCAGCCAATCGCGGTGTAGAAGATCATCGGATCAAGTTGGGGTGTGTTCAACCAGGGGAAAGTGCAGCAACTTTTGGCGATGCTTTGCGCCGACTTACCGACCAGTCCACACATCTTTATGTCGATAACACTCGTTACTGGTTCTCAACTCAGCCTAGTGTCACCAGACTTGCGCAAGACCGAGCCGAGCAAATCCAACAGGATCAGGATAAAGTTTGGGATGAAATCATTCTCCGCTTAAAGGCTGACAAGCAGCGCGGCGAGTTTGCTGGAGTACATATTGCTCCCGGCTCCTCGGCAGATGTTCCTGATGAAATGGCTGTAAGGCTGGTTGTCATGGGGCCACAGCACCCCCATAAAAATAAGGAAAGCGAAACCCAAGCCCGCACCAGAGCCGAAGAAATACTGAACCAAAAAGGAGCCAGTCCTCGGTATTGCAAAAATATGTTGCTGTTCCTGGCACCAGATAAGGCAAAACTGGAGCTATTAGAACAATCTGTTTGCCAGTACCTCGCCTGGAATTCGATTATTCGGGATAAAGAAGCTTTAAACTTAGATGTTTTTCAAAGCAATCAGGCGACGACCAAACAACAGCAAACCGACAAAGATGTAAAAAGTTTAATTCAGGAAGCTTACATCTGGCTGTTAGTGCCGATGCAACCCGACCCCCAAGGAGAGATTGAATGGCAAGAAATTCGATTGCAAAAGCAAGACTCTCCTATTGTGCAAGCAAGTCGCAAAGCAGTTCATGAAGAACATTTGATTTCTAACTATGCCGCTAGTCGTCTGCGTCTAGAAGCCCTCGACCCATACCTTTGGCGCGATGTAAACCACCTCGACCTTAAGAAGTTGTGGGAGTACTTAGCATACTACCTTTACCTGCCACGCATCAAAAATCAACAAGTGCTATTAGAAGCGATCGCAGAAGGAGTTGCAGCATTACTGTGGAATGAAAACTTTGCTTATGCCACAGGCTGGGATGAATCCAAAGGACGTTATCTTGGTTTGAAAGCAGCTGAACACATTACTGTAACCCTTAGCAGTCAAAATCTGATAGTTAAGCCAGAAGTAGCGCAACGCCAGTTTGAGGCAGATGCTGCTGCTAAACCTGTAACTCCAACAGCAGTTAAAGAAAAAACAGGAAGCTATAACACTGACAAGGAAAAAACTATTGACACTGTAGTAACAGAAAATGGCTCCTCTGATAGCCAAGTAATTGTCATAGTTCCACCAAAACGTTTCTATGGTTCAGTCAAATTGGACGCATTGCGGCTAAGACGTGACATAGGACAGATAGCAGACGAGGTTATTCAACACCTTAGTAGTTTGGTAGATGCTGAAGTAGAAATTACCTTGGAACTTCAGGTCACTGTCCCAGAAGGAGTCCCAGAGAACGTGATTCGCACAGTCAGCGAGAATTGTCGGGTTCTCAAATTTAGTAATCAGGGATTTGAACAAGAATAA
- the psaC gene encoding photosystem I iron-sulfur center protein PsaC, whose protein sequence is MSHTVKIYDTCIGCTQCVRACPTDVLEMVPWDGCKAAQIASSPRTEDCVGCKRCETACPTDFLSIRVYLGAETTRSMGLAY, encoded by the coding sequence ATGTCTCATACCGTAAAAATCTACGACACCTGCATTGGCTGCACCCAATGCGTCCGCGCTTGCCCTACTGATGTACTTGAGATGGTTCCTTGGGATGGCTGTAAAGCTGCTCAAATTGCCTCTTCACCCCGTACAGAAGACTGCGTGGGCTGTAAGCGTTGCGAAACCGCTTGTCCCACCGACTTTTTGAGCATCCGGGTTTACCTGGGCGCTGAAACAACTCGCAGTATGGGTCTAGCTTATTAA
- a CDS encoding Dethiobiotin synthetase, whose product MNYETARKLLIDQTITTEENPDALLTRMKQGKPPVPGQITSILLALKVVFEALKDAKSLDRELVLSLYQLSIKAQQLFGAGRKAGVDWPPLLKEDLLRISLASESIFSGTWQTLAPMELGKF is encoded by the coding sequence ATGAATTACGAAACAGCCCGGAAACTCCTCATAGATCAGACAATCACAACCGAGGAAAACCCAGATGCGCTGTTAACGCGTATGAAACAGGGGAAACCGCCGGTGCCCGGTCAGATCACTTCCATTTTGTTAGCATTGAAAGTGGTGTTTGAAGCCCTTAAAGATGCAAAAAGCCTAGACCGAGAACTAGTTTTGTCCCTTTATCAGTTAAGCATCAAAGCGCAACAACTATTTGGCGCAGGGCGTAAAGCCGGGGTTGATTGGCCACCACTGTTGAAAGAAGATTTACTACGAATTTCCTTAGCATCTGAAAGTATCTTTTCAGGTACATGGCAAACCCTTGCTCCTATGGAGTTAGGTAAGTTTTAG
- the miaA gene encoding tRNA (adenosine(37)-N6)-dimethylallyltransferase MiaA, with amino-acid sequence MTKLIVICGATATGKSSLALALAMRLGSVILSADSRQVYREFDIGTAKPTVAEQKLVSHYLIDICDPTDMMTVADYQEQTQALIASLGVIPPLLVGGTGLYIRSIVQGMKIPRVAPQTELRSQLESLGQQQLYAMLQQVDPVAAQKIHSNDLVRTLRALEVYYVTGFPISEQQGENPPNYPILQIGLDCDVEKLGNRIKQRTEQMIANGLVAEVEKLCQKYGADLSLLNTLGYQEIKQYLAGDISLSEAKELTVLHTRQFAKRQRTWFRAYPKIEWFDADDPDLLEKVWQRINEFISCTSS; translated from the coding sequence ATGACTAAATTAATTGTGATTTGTGGGGCAACGGCGACGGGTAAATCGAGTTTGGCTTTGGCTTTGGCGATGCGGTTGGGTTCTGTAATTCTCAGTGCTGATTCTCGTCAAGTTTACCGTGAGTTTGATATTGGGACAGCAAAACCAACTGTGGCGGAACAAAAATTGGTGTCGCACTATTTAATAGATATCTGCGATCCAACAGACATGATGACAGTAGCAGACTATCAGGAACAAACACAAGCTTTAATTGCTTCTCTTGGTGTTATACCACCGTTGTTAGTTGGTGGTACTGGTTTATACATTCGATCTATTGTCCAAGGTATGAAAATTCCGAGAGTTGCACCGCAAACAGAATTGCGATCGCAGCTTGAATCTTTGGGACAACAACAACTCTACGCAATGTTACAACAAGTTGACCCCGTTGCAGCACAAAAAATTCATAGCAATGATTTAGTGCGAACTTTAAGAGCATTAGAAGTATATTATGTTACCGGATTTCCCATTTCCGAACAGCAAGGGGAGAATCCGCCGAATTATCCGATTTTGCAAATTGGTTTAGATTGCGATGTCGAAAAGTTAGGGAATCGGATTAAACAGCGTACTGAGCAAATGATAGCAAATGGTTTGGTTGCGGAGGTGGAAAAACTTTGTCAAAAATATGGCGCTGATTTGTCTTTGTTGAATACGTTGGGCTATCAAGAAATTAAGCAATATTTGGCTGGGGATATTTCCTTAAGTGAAGCAAAAGAATTAACAGTTTTGCATACACGACAATTTGCTAAACGACAACGCACTTGGTTCCGAGCATATCCCAAAATTGAATGGTTTGATGCCGATGATCCTGATTTATTAGAGAAGGTTTGGCAGAGGATAAATGAGTTTATAAGTTGCACAAGCTCGTGA
- a CDS encoding DUF1156 domain-containing protein has product MTYRKKLIEVALPLEAINKESAREKSIRHGHPSTLHLWWARRPLATCRAVLFSSLVDDPSSHPDKFPTKEAQDTERKRLFEIIEQLVKWENINNQEVLDAAKAEILKSTNNNPPPVLDPFCGGGSIPLEAQRLGLEAHGSDINPVAVLITKALIEIPPKFANQPPVNPDSHKNSLATKKWFGAQGLAEDVRYYGQWMRDEAFKQIGHLYPKVNVPQEYGGGEATVIAWLWARTVKCPNPACGAKIPLVRSFVLSTKKGKEAWVEPIVDREQQPPVVSFQVKTGKGKVPEPPKIGRGAKFCCLVCNQIASEEKIRAEFRAKRNDAQLMVIVAEGNKGRIYLPPNEQHISVALM; this is encoded by the coding sequence ATGACCTACCGCAAGAAGCTAATCGAAGTCGCGTTACCACTAGAAGCAATTAACAAAGAATCTGCCAGAGAAAAATCAATTAGGCATGGACACCCTTCGACGCTACATTTATGGTGGGCGCGGCGGCCGCTAGCAACTTGTCGGGCAGTTTTGTTTTCGTCTTTGGTAGATGACCCCTCAAGTCATCCTGATAAATTTCCTACAAAAGAGGCGCAGGATACAGAGAGAAAACGCCTGTTTGAAATTATTGAGCAATTAGTGAAGTGGGAAAATATCAATAATCAGGAAGTTTTAGACGCAGCTAAAGCAGAAATTCTCAAATCAACAAATAACAATCCGCCGCCTGTCCTAGACCCATTTTGCGGTGGGGGTTCGATACCTTTGGAAGCGCAAAGATTGGGTTTGGAGGCACATGGTAGTGATATTAATCCGGTGGCGGTTTTGATTACCAAAGCTTTGATTGAAATTCCGCCAAAGTTTGCAAATCAGCCTCCGGTTAACCCTGATTCTCACAAAAACTCTTTAGCTACTAAAAAATGGTTTGGGGCGCAGGGATTAGCTGAAGATGTTCGCTATTACGGGCAATGGATGCGAGATGAAGCTTTTAAGCAAATTGGGCATCTTTACCCAAAAGTGAATGTACCGCAGGAGTATGGTGGTGGTGAGGCAACGGTTATTGCTTGGTTGTGGGCAAGAACAGTGAAATGTCCTAACCCTGCTTGTGGCGCAAAAATACCGTTGGTGCGTTCTTTTGTGCTTTCGACAAAGAAGGGAAAAGAAGCTTGGGTAGAACCAATTGTTGATAGGGAACAGCAACCGCCTGTTGTGTCTTTTCAAGTCAAGACTGGCAAAGGGAAAGTACCAGAACCTCCAAAGATTGGACGCGGTGCAAAGTTTTGTTGTTTAGTATGTAATCAAATAGCCAGTGAAGAAAAGATTCGGGCAGAGTTTCGTGCTAAACGCAATGATGCTCAACTAATGGTAATTGTTGCAGAAGGAAATAAAGGACGTATTTATTTACCTCCTAATGAACAGCATATATCTGTAGCCCTTATGTAG
- a CDS encoding DUF1156 domain-containing protein, giving the protein MDQAIHAFTKQALPMVWDYAESNIFNSAAGDYNTTINTIVRALKNLVAEGVGNVKQIDATTTDILSYAKSIVVCTDPPYYDNISYADLSDFFYVWLRRSLSSIYPDLFHTIAVPKEKELVATPYRFGGNKEKAKKFFEEGLNKAFTLMREAVHPDYPFSVFYAFKQTESEDTDEGGVNSAVASTGWETMLEGLIQAGFSITATMPMRTELSNRTVASGTNALASSIVLVCRPRPQTAPFSTRRQFVNTLKRELPDALQKLQQGNIAPVDLAQASIGPGMAIYSRYNKVLESDGTPMPVRTALQLINQTLDEFLVEQEGEFDAETRFALIWYEQHTFTEGLFGDAETLSKAKNTAVQGLVDAGILTAKAGKVRLLRRDELAKNWNPQTDNRLTVWEATQHMIRELQDGAGNQGAANLLSQLGTIGEAARELAYRLYNICDRKGWAAEGVAYNSLVISWPEISRLAAETEESTPLQMALL; this is encoded by the coding sequence ATGGATCAAGCAATCCATGCATTCACTAAACAAGCACTTCCAATGGTATGGGATTATGCAGAATCCAATATATTTAATAGTGCAGCAGGCGATTACAATACTACAATTAACACAATAGTTCGTGCGCTTAAAAATTTAGTTGCTGAAGGGGTTGGCAACGTTAAACAAATAGATGCGACTACAACAGATATTTTAAGCTATGCAAAATCAATTGTTGTCTGTACAGACCCACCTTACTATGACAATATTAGCTATGCTGACCTATCGGATTTTTTCTATGTCTGGCTACGTCGTTCTTTAAGCTCTATTTATCCTGATCTTTTTCATACTATTGCTGTTCCAAAAGAAAAAGAACTAGTTGCTACTCCCTATCGCTTTGGTGGCAATAAAGAAAAAGCTAAAAAGTTTTTTGAAGAGGGATTAAATAAAGCTTTTACACTAATGCGTGAGGCAGTACATCCTGATTATCCATTTTCAGTTTTTTACGCATTTAAACAAACAGAGTCAGAAGATACTGATGAAGGAGGAGTAAATTCTGCTGTCGCTTCAACTGGATGGGAAACCATGCTAGAAGGTTTAATACAAGCAGGTTTTAGCATCACTGCTACTATGCCTATGCGTACAGAATTAAGCAATCGTACAGTAGCTAGCGGCACTAATGCTCTCGCCTCATCCATCGTACTTGTCTGCCGCCCTCGCCCACAAACCGCTCCATTTAGTACCCGCCGCCAATTCGTCAATACCCTCAAACGCGAACTCCCTGACGCACTACAAAAACTCCAACAAGGAAACATCGCTCCGGTAGACTTGGCACAAGCTAGCATTGGCCCTGGGATGGCAATTTACTCCCGCTACAACAAAGTCTTGGAATCAGATGGCACACCAATGCCTGTTCGCACTGCCCTACAATTGATTAACCAAACCCTAGACGAATTCCTGGTCGAACAAGAAGGAGAATTTGATGCAGAAACCCGTTTTGCGTTGATTTGGTATGAACAGCACACCTTTACTGAAGGGTTATTTGGCGATGCCGAAACCCTATCCAAAGCTAAGAATACAGCAGTACAAGGCTTAGTAGACGCTGGCATCCTCACTGCCAAAGCAGGTAAAGTGCGACTATTGCGCCGCGACGAATTAGCCAAAAATTGGAATCCCCAAACCGATAATCGCCTCACCGTCTGGGAAGCAACACAACACATGATTCGGGAATTGCAAGACGGTGCTGGAAATCAAGGTGCTGCAAATTTGCTATCTCAACTGGGAACCATAGGAGAAGCAGCAAGGGAATTAGCTTATCGGCTGTATAACATTTGCGACAGAAAAGGCTGGGCTGCTGAAGGTGTCGCTTACAACAGCTTAGTGATTTCCTGGCCAGAAATATCTCGCCTCGCTGCTGAAACCGAAGAATCGACTCCCTTGCAAATGGCTTTACTTTAA
- the glmS gene encoding glutamine--fructose-6-phosphate transaminase (isomerizing), giving the protein MCGIVGYIGTQAATDILLAGLEKLEYRGYDSAGIATIWEGEVNCVRAKGKLHNLRSKLEQIESPAQIGIGHTRWATHGKPEEYNAHPHLDTAKRVAVVQNGIIENYRELREELKGKGHEFLSETDTEVIPHLIAEFLKIPPSSSSSPFLEAIRQAVNHLRGAFAIAVISADYPDELIVVRQQAPLVIGFGQGEFFCASDTPAIVAYTRAVLPLENGEIARLTPLGVEIYNFAGDRLKKQPRLLNFNPAMVEKQGFKHFMLKEIHEQPGVVRASLDAYFNNFGESSESPINLGLPADLYNNLEQIQIVACGTSWHAALIGKYLIEQLAGISTQVHYASEYRYAPSPVTANTLIIGVTQSGETADTLAALAMEKERRQGKEPQYQGRLLGITNRPESSLGDMVPHVISTLAGIEIGVAATKTFTAQLMAFYALALDLAARRQTVSKDTLEKIINGLRQIPKEIEATLETQERLTEQLAHEFAETKDFIFVGRGINFPIALEGALKLKEISYIHAEGYPAGEMKHGPIALLDAKVPVVAIAIPGSVYEKVISNAQEAKARDSRLIGVTPVKDGEAAEIFNDLLPVSHVEELLSPILTVVPLQLLAYHIAARRGLDVDQPRNLAKSVTVE; this is encoded by the coding sequence ATGTGCGGAATTGTCGGATATATAGGCACTCAAGCAGCGACAGACATTTTACTGGCTGGGCTGGAAAAACTAGAGTACAGGGGCTATGATTCTGCTGGAATCGCCACTATTTGGGAAGGTGAAGTAAATTGTGTGCGGGCAAAGGGAAAACTCCATAACCTGCGTTCTAAACTAGAACAGATAGAATCTCCTGCCCAAATTGGTATTGGTCATACACGCTGGGCAACTCATGGTAAACCAGAAGAGTACAACGCCCATCCCCATTTGGATACGGCAAAGCGAGTGGCGGTGGTGCAAAATGGCATTATCGAAAACTACCGCGAGTTACGCGAGGAACTCAAAGGAAAAGGACACGAGTTTCTTTCTGAAACCGATACTGAAGTCATTCCCCATTTAATAGCCGAATTTTTAAAGATTCCTCCCTCATCTTCCTCATCTCCCTTTTTAGAAGCGATTCGCCAAGCTGTTAACCACCTAAGAGGAGCATTTGCGATCGCAGTTATTTCTGCTGACTACCCCGATGAATTGATTGTTGTTCGTCAACAAGCACCTTTGGTAATTGGTTTTGGACAAGGGGAGTTCTTTTGTGCATCTGACACGCCTGCGATCGTTGCTTACACCCGTGCAGTGCTACCTTTAGAAAATGGCGAAATTGCCCGCCTTACACCTTTGGGCGTTGAGATTTACAATTTTGCTGGCGACAGGTTGAAAAAACAACCCCGGCTGCTCAACTTCAATCCTGCAATGGTAGAAAAGCAGGGATTCAAACACTTCATGCTCAAAGAAATCCATGAGCAACCAGGGGTAGTAAGAGCTAGTTTAGACGCTTACTTTAATAATTTTGGAGAATCTAGCGAATCGCCGATCAATCTTGGTTTACCTGCGGATTTATACAACAATTTAGAACAAATTCAGATCGTCGCCTGTGGTACGAGTTGGCACGCAGCATTAATCGGAAAATATTTAATCGAACAACTAGCAGGAATTTCAACTCAGGTACATTATGCTTCTGAATATCGCTATGCACCATCACCTGTGACAGCTAACACATTGATCATTGGCGTTACCCAATCAGGTGAAACGGCTGATACTCTAGCAGCTTTGGCAATGGAAAAAGAACGTCGCCAGGGGAAAGAACCCCAATATCAAGGGCGACTACTGGGCATTACCAATCGCCCCGAAAGTAGCCTTGGTGATATGGTACCGCATGTCATCAGTACCCTAGCAGGAATTGAAATTGGGGTGGCGGCGACAAAAACTTTTACCGCCCAACTGATGGCGTTTTATGCTTTGGCATTGGATTTAGCGGCTCGTCGTCAGACAGTTTCAAAAGACACATTGGAGAAAATTATTAATGGGTTGCGGCAGATTCCCAAAGAAATTGAGGCAACTTTAGAAACTCAGGAACGTTTAACCGAACAGCTAGCCCATGAATTTGCTGAAACCAAAGATTTCATTTTTGTGGGAAGGGGAATTAACTTTCCTATTGCTTTGGAAGGGGCTTTGAAATTAAAAGAAATCAGCTACATTCACGCCGAAGGGTATCCGGCTGGAGAGATGAAACATGGCCCGATCGCACTTTTAGATGCGAAAGTACCAGTAGTTGCGATCGCAATACCTGGTAGTGTGTACGAAAAAGTTATTTCTAATGCTCAAGAAGCCAAAGCTAGAGATTCTCGGTTAATTGGTGTTACTCCCGTCAAGGATGGCGAAGCTGCGGAAATCTTTAACGATCTTCTTCCCGTCTCTCATGTAGAAGAATTACTTTCTCCGATTTTGACAGTAGTTCCTTTGCAATTATTGGCTTATCATATTGCCGCCCGTCGCGGTTTGGATGTCGATCAGCCTCGCAATCTGGCTAAAAGTGTCACTGTAGAATAG
- the glcD gene encoding glycolate oxidase subunit GlcD: MLTLDKKQRNWKPILKAFEAVLGKNGVVQRREELITYECDGLTGYRQRPAVVVLPRTTEQVAQVVKICNQYSIPFIARGSGTGLSGGALPIEDSVLIVTSLMRQILSIDLENQRTVVQPGVINSWVTQAVSGAGFYYAPDPSSQIICSIGGNIAENSGGVHCLKYGVTTNHVLGLKIVTPEGDIIDLGGQIPEMPGYDLTGVFVGSEGTLGIATEITLRILKSAESICVLLADFTSIEAAGATVSDIISAGIIPGGMEMMDNFSINAVEDVVATNCYPRDATAILLIEIDGLEVEVAGNKQRVIEICKKNGARNVTSATDPETRLKLWKGRKAAFAAAGHLSPDYYVQDGVIPRTQLPYVLHEIEALSKQYGYRVANVFHAGDGNLHPLILYDNSVSGALEQVEEMGGKILKLCVQVGGSISGEHGIGAEKRCYMPQMFSQVDLETMQWVRQVFNPKGLANPEKIFPTPRTCGEAANASAIKQFEGVERF, translated from the coding sequence ATGCTTACCCTAGATAAAAAACAACGCAACTGGAAACCCATTCTCAAAGCATTCGAGGCTGTCCTTGGGAAAAATGGTGTGGTGCAACGCCGCGAAGAACTCATTACCTATGAATGCGATGGTTTAACTGGTTATCGTCAACGTCCGGCTGTGGTGGTGTTACCCAGAACTACAGAACAAGTTGCCCAAGTGGTGAAAATATGCAACCAATATTCTATACCCTTCATAGCACGCGGCTCTGGCACTGGTTTATCTGGCGGTGCTTTACCAATAGAAGATTCCGTTTTAATTGTTACCTCATTAATGCGGCAAATCCTCAGCATTGATTTGGAAAATCAACGAACAGTTGTACAACCAGGAGTGATTAACAGTTGGGTAACACAAGCTGTTAGTGGTGCTGGTTTTTACTACGCTCCTGACCCCTCCAGTCAAATTATCTGCTCTATTGGAGGCAATATTGCCGAAAATTCTGGTGGCGTACATTGTCTTAAATACGGTGTTACTACCAACCACGTTTTGGGATTAAAAATTGTCACGCCGGAAGGGGATATTATCGATTTAGGCGGACAAATACCAGAAATGCCTGGTTATGATTTAACAGGTGTTTTTGTTGGTTCTGAAGGTACTTTAGGAATTGCTACAGAGATTACTTTGCGAATTCTCAAAAGTGCAGAATCAATTTGTGTGCTGTTGGCAGATTTTACTAGCATTGAAGCTGCCGGAGCAACTGTTTCTGACATTATCAGCGCCGGAATTATTCCTGGTGGTATGGAAATGATGGATAACTTCAGCATCAATGCAGTTGAAGATGTTGTCGCAACTAATTGTTATCCCCGCGATGCTACTGCTATTTTGCTAATTGAAATTGACGGTTTAGAAGTGGAAGTTGCAGGCAATAAGCAGCGAGTTATCGAAATTTGTAAAAAGAATGGGGCGCGGAATGTCACTTCTGCTACTGATCCAGAAACCAGATTGAAATTATGGAAAGGACGTAAAGCTGCTTTTGCTGCTGCTGGACATTTAAGCCCAGATTATTATGTACAAGATGGTGTAATTCCCCGGACTCAGTTGCCTTATGTTTTACATGAAATTGAGGCATTAAGTAAACAATACGGTTATCGTGTTGCTAATGTATTTCATGCTGGCGATGGCAATCTTCATCCGCTAATTCTTTATGATAATTCTGTGTCTGGTGCGTTAGAGCAAGTAGAAGAGATGGGTGGAAAAATTCTTAAACTTTGTGTCCAAGTCGGTGGTAGTATTTCTGGCGAACATGGCATCGGTGCAGAGAAAAGGTGCTATATGCCACAGATGTTTAGCCAAGTTGATTTAGAAACTATGCAATGGGTACGGCAAGTTTTTAATCCTAAAGGGTTAGCAAATCCTGAAAAGATATTTCCCACACCTCGGACTTGTGGAGAAGCAGCAAATGCATCGGCTATTAAACAATTTGAGGGTGTGGAAAGATTTTAG